The genomic segment CCGCGGGGGCCAGCAGGAGGAAGTAGAGCGGGAAGACGCCCCAGAGCACGTTGGCCGCCGCCCCGTAGACGAGGCCGGAGCCGATGCGGTCGACGGCGCGTTCGTTCACGATCCCAAACTATCGGTAGTCGTTGCAGGGCTGTCAGGAGATGCATCAGGGCCCGGATGGCTGACCATCCGGGCCCTGAGGGAAGAGCGCGTCGAGCGACTCAGCGCACGACGACCGCGAGCACGTCGCGGGCGGAGAGCACGAGGAACTCCTCGCCGGCGTACTTGACCTCGGTGCCGCCGTACTTGGAGTAGATCACCTTGTCGCCGACGGCGACGTCGAGCGGGACACGGTTGCCGTTGTCGTCGATGCGGCCGGGGCCCACGGCGACGACCTCGCCCTCCTGGGGCTTCTCCTTGGCGGTGTCGGGGATGACCAGACCGGAAGCGGTGGTCTGCTCTGCCTCGACCTGCTTGATGACGATGCGATCTTCGAGCGGCTTGATGGAGACCGACACGGTTGACCTCTTCTTTCCTAGGTTCGGAACGTCTGTTAGCACACTGCTCACGAGAGTGCTAAACCGAGTCTAGAGGCAGTTCTGGCACTCGCGCAACGCGAGTGCCAGACTTTCCCGGGCGCGCCGTCGGCCGTCGGCTAGGGTGACGGGATGGACTCCGCCGAGCTCGCACGACTGCTCACGCCGGAGGCTCTCCGACTCCTCGACGAGGTCGACGGATCCCGGCCCGTCGACGAGGTGAACCGGCTCCGCCGGGCCGGTCACAGCCCCGATCTCGTGGCGGCCGTCGTCTCGCAGGCCGCGCTCCGCGTGCGGGCCAGGGCGAAGTTCGGCCCCTTCGCCGACCGCATGCTGTTCACCCCCGCCGGCCTGGAGCAGGCCACCAGGCTGCGGGTCGCCGCACTCCACGCCGGGCGGTTCCGCGATGCGGGGCTCGGCAGGGTCGCCGACCTCGGCTGCGGCATCGGCTCGGATGCGCTGGCCCTGTCCGCGATCGACGTCGCCGTACGAGCGGTCGACCGCGATGAGGTCACGGCCGCGGTCGCGGCCTACAACCTCTCCGACTTCCCGGACACGACGGTGGAGGTCGGGACGGCCGAGACCACTCCTCTCGACGGCGTCGACGGGGTGTACCTCGATCCGGCCAGGCGGACGGGCGGTCAGGCGGCGTCGCGGCGGCTGCACGATCCCGCCGACTGGTCCCCGTCGCTCGACTTCGCGTTCGCCCTGGCCGAGCGGATGCCGGTGGGCGTCAAGCTCGGACCGGGCCTCGACCGCGACCTCATCCCCGACTCCGCCGAGGCGCAGTGGGTCTCGGTCGACGGCCAGCTGGTCGAGATGGGGCTGTGGTTCGGCCCCCTCGCCCGGGAGGGCGTCCGGCGATCCGCGCTCGTGCTCACCGGCACGGGAGCCGCGGAGCTGACCGGGCCCGCCGACAGCCCGGACGTCGGGGACCGTCCGCTCGGAGGGTTCCTCTACGAACCGGATGGCGCGGTGATCCGCGCCCGGCTCATCGGCGCACTGGCCGAGCGGCTCGAGGCCGGGATGGTCTCCCCCTCGATCGCCTACCTGACGTCGGACCAGCTGATCGAGACGCCCTTCGCGAGCGCGTTCCGCATCCTCGAGCGCCTCCCCGCCTCGGAGCAGGCGCTCAAGAAGGCGCTGCGCGAGCGGGGCGTCGGGACGCTCGAGATCAAGAAACGCGGGATCGACGTGGATCCGGCAACGCTGCGCAAGCGGCTCGGGCTGCGAGGTGAGCGGTCGGCGACCGTGGTGCTCACCCGCGTCGCCGGTCGGCACGAGGCCCTCCTGGTGGAGCGCCCCGCGCCGGCCTGAACGGATGGGCGAACGGCGACGAACGCTAGTAGGAGGAGTACGTCGCCGTGCCCAAACCCACCGTCGCGAAGAAGATGACGAAGATCAGGACGTACGCGATGATGCCGAGCACTGCGATGCCGGTGAACACGTAGCTCACGATCAGACCGGCCTTCGCCAGGCCCTGACCGCCCTCGTGCGTGCGCTTGATCTGGCTGAGGGCGATGTGCCCGGTCACGATGCCGACCGGCGAGAAGACGAACGCGGCGATGATCGTGATGATCGCCAGCACGTTGGTCTGCGCGGACGGCGGCGCCGGGTATCCCCCGTAGTAGCCGGGCGGGGGCACCGCTCCCGGGGGCAGCGACCCCGGGGGGACCGATCCCGGCGGCTGCGTCGGGACGCCCTGTCCGTAGCCCGGAGCGCCGCTCGGCCCGCCGTACGGCGACTGGCCGTACGCCGGTGCGGCGTTCGGGTTCGGTGCGCCGTATCCTCCGGATGCCGGCGGTGGGGGCGCCTGGTACGACGGCTGAGCCACGGGCGCGGCCGGAGCCGCAGGCGGGGGTGCCTGGTACGAGGAGGACGGCGGAGGCGTCGGAGACTGCCCCGACGACGGGTACGACGCCGCCGGGGGCGGGGGCGCCTGATACCCCTGACCCGCGGACGGCGGGGCGGACGGGTATCCCTGGCCGGGAGGCGGAGGCGCCTGGTAGCCGGACGGCGGCGGGGCCTGATAGCCCGACGACGCGTCAGCGCCCGGCGCCGGGGGCGCCGAGTATCCCGACGGCGGCGGGGCCGAGTACCCCGAGGGCGCGGGGTCTCCCGACGGCGGCGTGAACCGCGGTGCGGGAGGCGCGAACGGCTCCTGTCCGGAGGCGGCGGGAGCGGTGGATCCGGTCGCGTCCGATCCGTCGCTCGGGGTCGTGGTCTCGGGCCGTTCGTCGGCGCCGCTGGTGTCGGTCATGCGCTCTCCCTCGTGGTGCCTCGCATTCGGGGCACGACCATCATGGCAGCACGACCCCCGCGGAGGGGAGGGCGACGTGCTCCGCACCCGATGACAGCCGGTCGACGGCGCCTGTGCAGGACCGGCGGTCAGTGCACCAGGACGTCGGTCACCGGCAGGGTGGAGTCGGCGCCGAAGTCCAGGGAGGACGGCTCACGCCCGGCCATGACGAGCTGGGCGCCCAGCGCGGCGATCATCGCCCCGTTGTCGGTGCACAGCGACAACGGCGGGATGCGCAGCGTGACGCCGGCGATCGCGGCCCGGCGCGCCGCCTCCTCGCGCACCCGGGCGTTGGCCACCACTCCGCCGCCGAGCAGCAGGCGGGGGATGCCGAGGTCGGCGCAGGCGGCGAAGGCCTTCGTGAGCAGCACGTCGACCACGGCCTCCCGGAAGCTCGCGGCGACGTCGGCGACGGGCACCTCTCGTCCCGCATCCGTCTCCGCCTCGACCCAGCGGGCGACCGCCGTCTTCAACCCGGAGAACGAGAAGTCGTAGCGGTGCTTCGCCATGTCCTTCGGCAGGCTCAGACCGCGGGGGAAGCGGATGGCCTTGGGGTCTCCGCCGACCGCCGCCCTGTCGATCTGCGGCCCTCCCGGGTAGGGCAGGCCGAGGACCCGGGCGACCTTGTCGAAGGCCTCCCCCGCGGCATCGTCGATCGTCTCGCCGAGCAGCTCCACGTCGCCCACCAGGTCGCG from the Cnuibacter physcomitrellae genome contains:
- the groES gene encoding co-chaperone GroES, yielding MSVSIKPLEDRIVIKQVEAEQTTASGLVIPDTAKEKPQEGEVVAVGPGRIDDNGNRVPLDVAVGDKVIYSKYGGTEVKYAGEEFLVLSARDVLAVVVR
- a CDS encoding THUMP-like domain-containing protein, with the protein product MDSAELARLLTPEALRLLDEVDGSRPVDEVNRLRRAGHSPDLVAAVVSQAALRVRARAKFGPFADRMLFTPAGLEQATRLRVAALHAGRFRDAGLGRVADLGCGIGSDALALSAIDVAVRAVDRDEVTAAVAAYNLSDFPDTTVEVGTAETTPLDGVDGVYLDPARRTGGQAASRRLHDPADWSPSLDFAFALAERMPVGVKLGPGLDRDLIPDSAEAQWVSVDGQLVEMGLWFGPLAREGVRRSALVLTGTGAAELTGPADSPDVGDRPLGGFLYEPDGAVIRARLIGALAERLEAGMVSPSIAYLTSDQLIETPFASAFRILERLPASEQALKKALRERGVGTLEIKKRGIDVDPATLRKRLGLRGERSATVVLTRVAGRHEALLVERPAPA
- a CDS encoding DUF4190 domain-containing protein; translation: MTDTSGADERPETTTPSDGSDATGSTAPAASGQEPFAPPAPRFTPPSGDPAPSGYSAPPPSGYSAPPAPGADASSGYQAPPPSGYQAPPPPGQGYPSAPPSAGQGYQAPPPPAASYPSSGQSPTPPPSSSYQAPPPAAPAAPVAQPSYQAPPPPASGGYGAPNPNAAPAYGQSPYGGPSGAPGYGQGVPTQPPGSVPPGSLPPGAVPPPGYYGGYPAPPSAQTNVLAIITIIAAFVFSPVGIVTGHIALSQIKRTHEGGQGLAKAGLIVSYVFTGIAVLGIIAYVLIFVIFFATVGLGTATYSSY
- the tsaD gene encoding tRNA (adenosine(37)-N6)-threonylcarbamoyltransferase complex transferase subunit TsaD, yielding MNRLEPLVLGIETSCDETGVGIVRGDRLLANVIASSMDEHARYGGVVPEVAARAHLEAIEPTLAAAVAEAGIRLDDVDAIAVTTGPGLSGALMVGVGAAKALAVALEKPIYAVNHLVGHVGADVVSEEPLEYPTIALLVSGGHTSLLVVRDLVGDVELLGETIDDAAGEAFDKVARVLGLPYPGGPQIDRAAVGGDPKAIRFPRGLSLPKDMAKHRYDFSFSGLKTAVARWVEAETDAGREVPVADVAASFREAVVDVLLTKAFAACADLGIPRLLLGGGVVANARVREEAARRAAIAGVTLRIPPLSLCTDNGAMIAALGAQLVMAGREPSSLDFGADSTLPVTDVLVH